One window of the Candidatus Sulfotelmatobacter sp. genome contains the following:
- a CDS encoding mechanosensitive ion channel family protein, with amino-acid sequence MSPRYLVRSILVALALAGALPAQAQDSASAVERRIHDLLAPVISAGRARDSLSALADRASGESSIMLEEQVWQRQLEFQAGLLKATDELLKLKKIGVDLGPARAMLERSIQTGWPRYLKQLERREPVMAAMLEKRNAATATQRLVIENEISEYSDRTARIFRDLVEAVLAVERLGVDVAPQRAYLVDKLDEVANQTSARIVVLARTEALASASASRTPGDNAARTELDAIEASFDRTQRNLETEIALLEQLGSDATALKVTLIVQTGELNAFVLQPRVIAGLLSYWRQQFVDTLMTRGAHWLFQALMIVLILFGFALLGRLVRALVRRGVARSAFSQLLKETATSWSYRLVMLVGIAFVLRQLGVQLAPMLAGLGIAGFVLGFALQDTLANFAAGGMILAYRPYDVGDIIEAAGAMGTVQKMSLVSTTVLTFDNQTLIVPNKKMWGDVIRNITAQPLRRVDLMFGVSYADDIPKVERLLNETVAADERVFKDPAPVIRLHQLADSSVNFIVRAWTRQSNYWEVYWSLTRAVKLRFDAEGVTIPFPQRDLHVNMPPGSEGKPLG; translated from the coding sequence ATGAGCCCTCGATACCTCGTTCGATCCATCCTGGTGGCACTGGCGCTCGCCGGCGCGCTGCCGGCGCAGGCCCAGGACTCCGCATCGGCCGTCGAGAGGCGGATCCACGACCTCCTCGCCCCGGTGATCTCGGCAGGACGCGCGCGGGATTCCCTCTCCGCGCTCGCCGACCGGGCCAGCGGCGAGAGCAGCATCATGCTCGAGGAACAGGTCTGGCAGCGGCAGCTCGAATTCCAGGCCGGACTGCTCAAGGCCACCGACGAACTCCTCAAGCTCAAGAAGATCGGAGTCGACCTTGGGCCGGCGCGGGCCATGCTCGAGCGCTCGATCCAGACCGGCTGGCCTCGTTATCTGAAACAGCTGGAACGACGCGAGCCGGTGATGGCCGCGATGCTCGAGAAGCGCAATGCCGCCACCGCCACCCAGCGTCTGGTGATCGAGAACGAGATCTCGGAGTACTCCGACCGCACCGCCCGGATCTTCCGCGATCTGGTGGAAGCCGTGCTGGCGGTCGAGCGGCTGGGGGTGGACGTCGCGCCGCAGCGCGCCTACCTGGTGGACAAGCTGGACGAGGTCGCGAACCAGACCAGCGCGAGAATCGTGGTGCTGGCTCGCACCGAAGCGCTGGCAAGCGCGAGCGCCAGCCGCACTCCCGGGGACAATGCCGCACGAACCGAGCTCGACGCCATCGAGGCGAGCTTCGATCGCACTCAGCGCAATCTCGAGACCGAGATCGCCCTGCTCGAGCAACTCGGCAGCGACGCCACCGCGCTCAAGGTCACGCTGATCGTCCAGACCGGCGAGCTCAACGCGTTCGTGCTCCAGCCGCGCGTGATTGCTGGCTTGCTCAGCTACTGGCGGCAGCAATTCGTGGACACGCTCATGACTCGCGGCGCCCATTGGTTGTTCCAGGCGCTGATGATCGTGCTGATCCTGTTCGGCTTCGCGCTACTCGGCCGGCTGGTGCGCGCGCTGGTGCGGCGGGGCGTGGCGCGTTCGGCATTCTCCCAGCTGCTCAAGGAGACCGCGACCAGCTGGTCGTACCGGCTGGTGATGCTGGTCGGGATCGCGTTCGTGCTGCGGCAGCTTGGTGTCCAGCTCGCGCCGATGCTGGCCGGCCTCGGCATCGCGGGCTTCGTGCTCGGCTTCGCGCTCCAGGACACGCTCGCCAATTTCGCCGCCGGCGGCATGATCCTGGCGTACCGACCCTATGACGTCGGTGACATCATCGAGGCCGCGGGAGCAATGGGCACGGTGCAGAAGATGAGCCTGGTCTCGACCACCGTGCTGACCTTCGACAATCAGACGTTGATCGTGCCCAATAAGAAGATGTGGGGCGACGTGATTCGCAACATCACGGCGCAGCCGTTGCGCCGCGTCGATCTGATGTTCGGCGTCAGCTACGCCGACGACATCCCCAAGGTCGAGCGACTGCTGAACGAAACGGTGGCGGCCGACGAGCGCGTGTTCAAGGATCCGGCGCCCGTCATTCGACTCCATCAGCTCGCGGACTCCTCGGTCAACTTCATCGTGCGCGCCTGGA